A stretch of Chelmon rostratus isolate fCheRos1 chromosome 18, fCheRos1.pri, whole genome shotgun sequence DNA encodes these proteins:
- the LOC121621994 gene encoding NADH dehydrogenase [ubiquinone] 1 beta subcomplex subunit 1-like: MVNFVALAREHWTNILVPLGFVIGWYLDKQQDQKLTAFRNKSLLFGRELKPGEEVTWK; this comes from the exons ATGGTTAACTTTGTAGCACTTGCCCGTGAGCACTGGACCAACATCTTGGTGCCCTTGGGCTTTGTGATTGGATGGTACCTTGACAAACAACAGGACCAGAAGCTGACAGCTTTCAGGAACAAAAGTCTTTTGTTCGGCAG GGAGCTGAAACCTGGTGAGGAGGTGACCTGGAAGTAG